Proteins encoded within one genomic window of Candidatus Thiodiazotropha endoloripes:
- the smc gene encoding chromosome segregation protein SMC — translation MRLEKIKLAGFKSFVDPTTVPIPSNLVGVVGPNGCGKSNVIDAVRWVMGESSAKMLRGESMADVIFNGSSARKPVGAATIELLFDNAEGRAGGQYAQYNQISVKRQVSRDGQSLYYLNGVRCRRRDITDLFLGTGLGPRSYSIIEQGMISRLIEARPEDLRTFLEEAAGISKYKERRRETENRIRHTRENLERLTDLRDEVAKQLQHLQRQAATAEKYQTLKQEERQTKAELLALRWRTLDQDLQQRQRNIAELQNHLEAALAEQRKLESVIEEDREKHTEANDLFNEVQGRFYSLGAEISGLEQAIQFARDTQKQQQQDLEQVEQAFQESEAHRAQDETRLNELNKNLQTEEPLLMEAREDEHKLSEALNQSEQAMQSWQAEWEQFNQQAAEPAQTAQVERTRINHLEQQGGNLERRLQRFDEELSRLDDSRLLGEIGELEAEESGQKESVDILHNQLSEMVEQINQQRELNNQQANQLDQARAELQSNKGRQASLEALQQAALGEAESDIAEWLETTQLQSAQRLAQQIKVTPRWQQAVEVVLGFHLQAVCIDNLDQLNDALPHLEKGTLTLWEGSAASTTESHAEELATQIEAPWSLQNLLAGVRMVDDLQTALHRRHSLNPGESLITPEGIWLGRNWLRITRESDERAGVLGREEELRILKQTLEEQQLQVDELTEQLEQGRERLKHLEQEREQSQANYNQLNRALSEVRSNLSSKRTRADHLRQRREQLQQEQQEIAEQIENDHLLMEETRQRLHLALEAIETLGSRRESLVQRRDELRTQVTEAREKLNQQRTATHQRELQVESMRTVHTSLTQNLQRARSQLEQLTQRRNELKQSLESAEAPMQQQLQDLNVKLEARSSVEQELNQVRQGLEDVDGHLREKEQQRHQAEQQVQQRRDKLNQAQLQNQEVSVRRNTLQEQLDEGGLVAEELFKTMPEDAGESVWQQKVETLANRIQRLGPINLAAIDEFQEQSERLKYLEEQHADITSSLETLENAIRKIDRETRTRFKETFDKVNSGIKDLFPRLFGGGHAYLELTGEDLLDTGVTVMARPPGKRNASIHLLSGGEKALTAVALVFSIFQLNPAPFCMLDEVDAPLDDANVGRFCEMVKSMSDQVQFIFITHNKITMEIANQLSGVTMHEPGVSRLVTVDVEEAAQLAAL, via the coding sequence ATGCGTCTGGAGAAAATCAAGCTCGCCGGGTTTAAATCATTCGTCGATCCAACCACTGTGCCGATTCCCAGTAATCTGGTTGGTGTCGTTGGGCCGAATGGTTGCGGCAAATCCAATGTTATCGATGCGGTCCGCTGGGTGATGGGTGAAAGCTCAGCAAAAATGCTGCGCGGCGAATCGATGGCGGATGTCATCTTCAATGGCTCATCTGCACGCAAACCTGTCGGTGCGGCAACCATCGAACTGCTTTTCGACAATGCGGAAGGGCGGGCCGGTGGTCAGTATGCCCAGTACAATCAGATATCGGTCAAACGTCAGGTCTCCCGTGACGGACAATCCCTCTACTATCTCAATGGGGTGCGTTGCCGTCGTCGTGATATCACCGACCTGTTTTTAGGTACCGGTCTGGGACCACGCAGCTACTCGATCATCGAACAGGGCATGATCTCCCGTCTGATCGAAGCGCGACCGGAAGATCTGCGTACCTTCCTCGAAGAGGCGGCCGGTATCTCCAAATATAAGGAGCGTCGTCGGGAGACCGAGAACCGCATCCGCCATACCCGGGAGAATCTGGAACGACTCACCGATCTGCGGGATGAAGTGGCGAAACAGCTGCAACATCTGCAGCGCCAGGCGGCAACCGCAGAAAAGTATCAAACCCTGAAGCAGGAAGAGCGTCAGACCAAGGCGGAGTTGCTGGCACTGCGTTGGCGTACCCTGGACCAGGATCTGCAACAGCGGCAGCGTAACATTGCCGAGCTGCAGAACCATCTGGAAGCGGCACTGGCGGAGCAGCGTAAGCTGGAGTCGGTGATCGAAGAGGATCGGGAGAAGCACACCGAAGCCAATGACCTGTTCAACGAAGTTCAGGGACGGTTTTACAGTCTGGGTGCCGAGATCAGCGGCCTGGAGCAGGCGATCCAGTTTGCCCGGGATACCCAGAAACAGCAGCAACAGGATCTGGAGCAGGTCGAACAGGCCTTTCAAGAGTCGGAGGCCCATCGGGCGCAGGATGAGACCAGGCTGAATGAGCTGAATAAAAATCTGCAGACCGAAGAGCCACTGCTGATGGAGGCCCGTGAGGATGAACATAAACTCTCTGAAGCGCTGAACCAGTCGGAGCAGGCGATGCAGAGCTGGCAGGCGGAGTGGGAACAGTTCAATCAGCAGGCCGCGGAACCGGCCCAGACCGCTCAGGTGGAGCGTACCAGGATCAACCATCTTGAGCAGCAGGGGGGCAATCTGGAGCGCCGTCTGCAGCGATTCGATGAAGAGCTGTCGCGCCTGGATGACAGCCGTCTGCTGGGTGAGATCGGCGAACTGGAAGCGGAGGAGTCGGGCCAGAAAGAGTCGGTGGATATCCTGCACAATCAGTTGAGCGAGATGGTTGAACAGATCAATCAGCAGCGGGAGCTCAACAACCAGCAGGCAAATCAACTCGACCAGGCACGGGCGGAACTGCAATCGAATAAAGGCCGACAGGCCTCATTGGAAGCACTGCAACAGGCGGCCCTGGGTGAGGCGGAAAGCGATATCGCCGAGTGGCTGGAGACAACCCAGTTGCAGTCGGCGCAACGGCTGGCGCAACAGATCAAGGTCACCCCACGCTGGCAGCAGGCGGTTGAGGTAGTGCTCGGTTTTCATCTGCAGGCGGTCTGTATCGACAACCTCGATCAGCTGAATGATGCGTTGCCCCATTTAGAGAAAGGCACATTGACCCTGTGGGAAGGGAGTGCGGCCAGCACAACAGAATCCCATGCGGAAGAGCTCGCCACTCAGATCGAGGCTCCCTGGAGTCTGCAGAATCTGCTGGCCGGAGTACGGATGGTGGATGATCTGCAGACCGCACTGCATCGTCGCCACAGCCTGAATCCAGGCGAGTCACTGATTACTCCCGAAGGGATCTGGCTGGGACGCAACTGGCTGAGAATCACCCGTGAGTCGGATGAGCGTGCCGGTGTACTCGGTCGCGAGGAAGAGCTGCGCATCCTGAAGCAGACTCTGGAAGAGCAACAGCTGCAGGTGGATGAACTGACCGAACAGCTGGAGCAGGGGCGTGAGCGACTCAAGCATCTGGAACAGGAGCGTGAGCAGTCCCAGGCCAACTACAACCAACTCAACCGGGCCCTGTCCGAGGTTCGCTCCAATCTGAGCAGTAAACGCACCCGGGCCGATCATCTGCGCCAGCGCCGCGAGCAGTTGCAGCAGGAGCAGCAGGAGATCGCCGAGCAGATCGAAAACGATCATCTGCTGATGGAAGAGACCCGCCAGCGTCTGCATCTGGCTCTGGAAGCGATCGAGACCCTGGGCAGCCGACGGGAGTCTCTGGTTCAGCGTCGCGATGAACTGAGGACCCAGGTCACCGAGGCGAGAGAGAAGCTAAACCAGCAGAGAACGGCCACCCACCAGCGGGAACTGCAGGTCGAATCGATGCGCACGGTGCACACCTCACTGACCCAGAACCTGCAGCGTGCCCGCAGTCAGCTGGAGCAGTTGACCCAGCGCCGCAATGAGTTAAAGCAAAGTCTGGAGAGTGCCGAGGCGCCGATGCAGCAGCAGCTGCAGGATCTGAATGTCAAACTGGAAGCCCGCAGTTCCGTCGAGCAGGAGCTGAACCAGGTCCGGCAGGGACTTGAGGATGTGGATGGCCATCTGCGTGAGAAGGAGCAGCAGCGGCATCAGGCTGAGCAGCAGGTGCAACAGCGTCGGGACAAGTTGAACCAGGCCCAACTGCAGAACCAGGAAGTATCAGTGCGACGTAACACACTACAGGAGCAGCTGGACGAAGGTGGACTGGTTGCTGAAGAGCTGTTCAAGACCATGCCTGAAGATGCCGGCGAATCTGTCTGGCAACAGAAGGTGGAGACATTGGCGAACCGGATCCAACGACTTGGGCCGATCAATCTGGCGGCCATCGACGAGTTTCAGGAGCAGTCCGAGCGCCTGAAATATCTTGAAGAGCAGCATGCGGATATCACCAGCTCTCTGGAAACCCTGGAAAACGCCATTCGCAAAATCGATCGGGAGACCCGAACCCGGTTCAAGGAGACCTTCGATAAGGTCAACTCCGGTATCAAGGATCTGTTCCCAAGGCTATTCGGTGGCGGTCATGCCTATCTGGAGTTGACCGGTGAAGATCTGCTGGATACCGGCGTCACCGTGATGGCGCGCCCACCGGGCAAACGCAACGCCAGCATCCACCTGCTCTCCGGAGGTGAGAAGGCACTGACGGCGGTGGCTCTGGTGTTCTCCATATTCCAGCTCAATCCAGCGCCTTTCTGTATGCTCGATGAGGTGGATGCGCCATTGGACGATGCCAATGTGGGACGCTTTTGCGAGATGGTGAAATCGATGTCCGATCAGGTACAATTCATTTTTATTACCCATAATAAGATCACCATGGAAATCGCTAACCAACTCTCTGGTGTCACCATGCATGAACCGGGTGTATCGCGTTTGGTAACTGTCGATGTGGAGGAGGCGGCTCAACTGGCCGCTCTGTAG
- the zipA gene encoding cell division protein ZipA: MDATTLRIVLLLLGLVFLAAIYFYETGRRKREMSQARRRVVPEFKEPEIASPTEENAIADEVTMEHSENLHHQEEDTWAQWEEEDTEQLNEEFPDSEPMRADDEISSDLEMRTDDSFETPEQQELFGFSAQEESPVDVPKLIIQINLKARNAPFNGLDIQKAMSETGMVLGSLSIYHRLSGDSRQTPQFNLASMVEPGTFPSEDVEQFTTPGLTLFTQLPVPGDSMAVFSDLLFTAERLAALLDGELQDDTHSALSKQTIEHLRGQIIEHRRLVQLARSKG, encoded by the coding sequence ATGGATGCCACAACCCTGCGCATCGTTCTGCTACTGCTTGGGCTGGTATTTCTGGCCGCAATCTACTTCTATGAGACCGGACGTCGAAAGCGGGAAATGTCCCAGGCACGACGTCGGGTTGTGCCAGAGTTCAAAGAGCCTGAAATCGCATCGCCCACAGAAGAGAATGCCATCGCTGACGAGGTGACGATGGAGCACTCGGAGAATCTCCATCATCAGGAAGAGGATACCTGGGCCCAGTGGGAGGAAGAGGATACGGAACAGCTCAATGAAGAGTTTCCCGATTCTGAACCCATGCGTGCCGATGATGAGATCAGCTCGGATCTCGAGATGCGCACCGACGACAGCTTTGAGACTCCGGAGCAGCAGGAGCTGTTCGGATTCAGTGCTCAGGAAGAGTCGCCGGTGGACGTGCCGAAGCTGATCATCCAGATCAATCTGAAAGCCAGAAATGCCCCCTTCAACGGTCTGGATATTCAGAAAGCAATGAGCGAGACCGGCATGGTTTTAGGCAGTCTCTCGATCTATCACCGGCTCAGTGGTGACAGCCGGCAGACCCCCCAATTCAATCTGGCGAGCATGGTCGAGCCCGGTACTTTTCCTAGCGAGGATGTGGAGCAGTTCACCACCCCCGGGCTGACCCTGTTTACCCAGCTTCCGGTGCCGGGCGACAGTATGGCGGTCTTCTCCGACCTGCTGTTTACCGCCGAACGCCTGGCGGCCCTTCTGGACGGTGAGCTGCAGGATGATACTCACAGCGCCCTGAGCAAGCAGACCATCGAACACCTGCGCGGCCAGATCATCGAGCATCGTCGACTGGTTCAGCTGGCCAGGAGTAAAGGTTGA
- the ligA gene encoding NAD-dependent DNA ligase LigA, whose product MNPSQEILSRIEALRQQINDHNRRYYVYDDPLIPDAEYDRLMRELQSLEAEYPELISPNSPTQRVGDKPLSGFDEVVHQVPMLSLDNAFDDKEMRDFERRIKDRLKLAESEQINYLAEPKLDGLAVSLRYEQGSLVMGATRGDGNRGEDVTSNVRTIKAIPLKLLGEQWPDVLEVRGEVFMPKAGFESLNERARKADERSFVNPRNAAAGSLRQLDPRITAQRPLTFLAYGFGEVSPEHTELNLSDRINALRSFGIPTSPLMAVTDGIQGCIDYYRQLETERDDLPYDIDGVVFKVDDLALQAQLGFVSRAPRWAVAYKFPAQEELTQVEAIEFQVGRTGAVTPVARLQPVFVGGVTVSNATLHNMDEVRRKDVRVGDTVVVRRAGDVIPEVVSVILEKRSASSQSVDLPERCPVCDSEVVIAEGEAVARCSGGLFCPAQRKEAIKHFASRKAMDIEGLGDKLVEQLVELEMISTPADLYALTLEQLSGLERMAEKSAQNLLDALSKSKQTTLNRFLYGLGIREVGEATAQALAQQFLTLKAIEEADEESLQETPDVGPIVAAHIVSFFRQSHNRVVIDELLQAGIEWPEVARVETAASSLVGKTVVITGTLSRPRDEFKQTLLAHGAKVTGSVSSKTDYLLAGEAAGSKLTKAEKLGVTVLNEAALEALLNQAE is encoded by the coding sequence TTGAATCCCAGCCAGGAGATCCTCTCCCGGATCGAGGCATTGCGTCAGCAGATCAACGATCACAACCGACGCTACTACGTCTACGACGACCCCCTGATTCCCGATGCGGAGTACGACCGGCTGATGCGGGAACTGCAGTCTCTTGAGGCGGAGTATCCGGAGCTGATCAGTCCAAACTCACCCACCCAGAGAGTTGGTGACAAGCCCTTGTCGGGATTTGATGAGGTGGTACATCAAGTGCCAATGCTCTCCCTCGACAATGCGTTTGATGATAAAGAGATGAGGGATTTTGAGCGTCGCATCAAGGATCGTTTGAAACTGGCTGAGTCCGAACAGATCAACTATCTGGCAGAACCCAAGCTTGATGGCCTGGCCGTAAGTCTGCGCTATGAACAGGGAAGTCTGGTCATGGGAGCAACCCGGGGGGATGGCAATCGGGGTGAGGATGTCACCAGTAATGTGCGCACCATCAAAGCAATTCCGCTGAAGCTCCTGGGTGAGCAGTGGCCCGATGTGCTTGAGGTGCGGGGCGAAGTGTTTATGCCGAAAGCCGGTTTTGAAAGCCTCAATGAGCGGGCTCGCAAGGCCGATGAGAGAAGCTTCGTGAATCCACGCAATGCGGCCGCCGGATCGCTGCGACAACTTGATCCCCGAATTACGGCTCAGAGGCCATTGACCTTTCTCGCCTACGGCTTTGGTGAAGTCTCACCGGAGCATACCGAACTGAATCTCAGTGATCGGATCAACGCATTGAGATCCTTTGGCATTCCAACCTCTCCGCTGATGGCGGTGACGGATGGCATCCAGGGTTGTATCGATTATTACCGGCAACTTGAAACTGAGCGTGATGATCTCCCTTATGACATCGACGGGGTGGTATTCAAAGTCGATGATCTGGCGCTGCAAGCGCAGTTGGGTTTTGTCTCCCGTGCCCCCCGTTGGGCCGTGGCTTACAAGTTTCCGGCCCAGGAAGAGCTGACCCAGGTGGAGGCGATAGAGTTTCAAGTGGGCAGAACCGGAGCCGTCACACCGGTAGCCCGGCTGCAGCCTGTGTTTGTCGGCGGTGTCACGGTTAGCAATGCCACCCTGCACAATATGGACGAGGTACGGCGCAAGGATGTGAGGGTAGGGGATACGGTGGTGGTGCGCAGGGCCGGTGACGTGATCCCTGAAGTGGTCAGTGTGATACTGGAAAAGCGTTCGGCCTCCAGTCAGTCAGTGGATCTGCCGGAGCGTTGTCCGGTTTGCGATTCCGAGGTGGTTATCGCGGAAGGTGAGGCGGTGGCCCGCTGTTCCGGCGGTCTGTTCTGCCCGGCGCAGCGCAAGGAGGCAATCAAACATTTTGCCTCACGCAAAGCGATGGATATCGAAGGGCTGGGCGATAAACTGGTCGAACAGCTGGTGGAGCTGGAGATGATCTCTACCCCGGCGGATCTCTATGCGCTTACCCTGGAACAGCTCAGTGGACTTGAGCGGATGGCGGAGAAATCGGCGCAAAATCTGCTCGATGCCCTGAGCAAAAGCAAGCAGACCACCCTCAACCGGTTTCTCTATGGACTGGGTATCAGAGAAGTGGGGGAGGCTACAGCACAAGCCCTGGCGCAACAGTTTCTGACCCTCAAAGCAATCGAGGAGGCTGATGAGGAGTCACTGCAGGAGACCCCCGATGTGGGGCCGATCGTGGCCGCACACATCGTCTCCTTCTTTCGTCAATCGCATAACCGGGTCGTCATCGATGAGCTGTTGCAGGCGGGAATCGAGTGGCCGGAGGTTGCCCGGGTCGAGACTGCGGCTTCATCCCTGGTGGGCAAAACAGTCGTTATCACCGGTACCCTGAGCCGGCCCAGGGATGAGTTCAAACAGACCCTGCTGGCCCATGGGGCGAAAGTCACCGGCAGTGTCTCGAGCAAGACCGATTATCTGTTGGCCGGTGAAGCGGCAGGCTCCAAACTGACCAAGGCAGAAAAGCTGGGGGTCACCGTACTCAATGAAGCGGCCTTGGAAGCCTTATTGAATCAGGCCGAATAA
- a CDS encoding segregation and condensation protein A, with translation MNEQSNQEREIMMVMRKLLTTIVREVTPESKSLKHPLSEKTIQDIRYCLGLITAREKELADEGGRTAQERPYFVDEPPQTKVVPISNIGKTGKEPEEE, from the coding sequence ATGAATGAACAATCGAATCAGGAACGGGAGATCATGATGGTGATGCGGAAACTGCTCACCACCATTGTGCGTGAAGTCACCCCGGAGTCGAAGAGCCTCAAACACCCGTTGTCTGAGAAGACGATCCAGGATATTCGTTACTGTCTAGGGTTGATCACCGCACGGGAGAAAGAGCTTGCCGATGAAGGTGGCCGCACCGCTCAGGAGCGCCCCTATTTTGTCGATGAACCCCCACAGACCAAGGTAGTCCCAATTTCCAACATCGGTAAGACCGGCAAGGAGCCTGAGGAGGAGTAG
- a CDS encoding peptidylprolyl isomerase: MMNKQIILAALCSAGLMSGCNQSTEQTTAVATNDSQRSATLPAKTETDAADMDVNTLLTVNGKPVTRAMYSLYFQDRMRGVPDAKTSAEMQMGVLNELANILIVSQAAEKAGLAEREDVSASLELLKAKLLTQVAIQEHATKHQPSDEEIQQIYDAEYASQSNTEYKARHILVKQEEEAKNLITELDGGSDFAELAKQHSTGPTGKDGGDLGWFDAAQMVEPFAQALTEMEKGKYSSAPVQTQFGWHVILLEESRQSPAPTLESVKGKIQTALQQKALTDYMQGLRDSSKLVFNEKNAKQAPDAQQDASMASSKQSEGAAEATAEKESGDAAAPAEQK, encoded by the coding sequence ATGATGAACAAACAGATCATTCTGGCTGCACTGTGCAGCGCTGGACTTATGAGCGGCTGTAATCAGTCCACGGAGCAGACAACAGCGGTTGCCACCAACGACAGCCAGCGCTCAGCCACTCTGCCAGCTAAGACAGAAACCGATGCTGCGGATATGGACGTCAACACCCTGTTGACGGTGAATGGCAAGCCGGTCACCCGGGCCATGTACAGCCTCTACTTCCAGGATCGGATGCGTGGTGTGCCCGATGCCAAGACCTCGGCGGAAATGCAGATGGGCGTACTCAATGAGCTGGCCAACATTCTGATCGTCTCTCAGGCAGCGGAAAAGGCCGGCCTGGCTGAACGCGAGGATGTTTCGGCTTCTCTTGAATTGCTGAAAGCCAAGTTGCTGACCCAGGTTGCAATCCAGGAGCACGCCACCAAACATCAGCCTTCAGACGAAGAGATTCAGCAGATCTATGACGCCGAGTATGCCAGTCAGTCGAATACCGAGTATAAGGCGAGACACATCCTGGTGAAGCAGGAAGAGGAAGCCAAGAACCTGATCACCGAGCTGGATGGTGGCAGTGATTTCGCCGAACTGGCCAAGCAGCACTCAACCGGACCTACCGGCAAAGATGGCGGTGACCTGGGCTGGTTCGATGCCGCACAGATGGTCGAACCTTTCGCTCAGGCGCTAACTGAAATGGAAAAGGGCAAATACTCCTCAGCACCGGTACAGACCCAATTCGGCTGGCATGTCATCCTATTGGAGGAGAGCCGCCAGAGCCCGGCGCCCACCCTGGAGAGTGTCAAGGGTAAAATCCAAACCGCCCTGCAGCAGAAGGCCCTTACCGACTATATGCAGGGACTGCGTGATTCCAGCAAACTGGTATTCAATGAGAAGAATGCCAAGCAGGCACCTGATGCCCAACAGGATGCTTCAATGGCTTCATCAAAGCAGTCTGAGGGCGCCGCTGAGGCGACCGCTGAAAAAGAGAGTGGTGATGCCGCTGCTCCGGCAGAACAGAAGTAG
- a CDS encoding YciI family protein, with protein MLYAIIAEDREDSLEQRLKIRPDHVQRLQQLQNEGRLVLAGPHPSVDAEDPGPAGFTGSLIVAEFDSLESAKSWADEDPYIKSGVYARVTVKPFKKVLPN; from the coding sequence GTGCTCTACGCGATCATCGCTGAAGACCGGGAAGACAGTCTGGAACAGCGTCTGAAAATTCGTCCGGATCATGTACAAAGACTGCAACAGTTACAGAACGAGGGAAGACTCGTGCTGGCAGGCCCCCACCCTTCGGTGGATGCGGAAGATCCAGGCCCGGCCGGATTTACCGGCAGCCTGATCGTTGCTGAATTCGACAGCCTGGAGAGCGCCAAGTCCTGGGCGGATGAGGACCCCTATATAAAATCTGGAGTCTATGCACGGGTAACCGTAAAACCCTTTAAGAAAGTGTTACCAAACTAG